A DNA window from Microcystis aeruginosa NIES-843 contains the following coding sequences:
- the ctpA gene encoding carboxyl-terminal processing protease CtpA, whose amino-acid sequence MRKKSLWAGLLVGFWFCLTWMAWTPTAAAFSEEQKLLLQSWRLVNQSYYDDTFNHQNWWQVREQFIKKPLNDRTAAYNAIEQMLATLDEPFTRLLRPDQYHNLQISTTGELSGVGLQININPDNGYLEVVAPLAGSPAEAAGLTSHDRILFIDGIDTTTLTLDAAAAKMRGTPGTEVSLVILPDQKSQPKTLSLTRQRISLSPVVAVLDKNSSSLPIGYVRLNQFSANAAKEVSEAVTNLQKQGAKGYILDLRNNPGGLLQAGIEIARMWINQGTIVYTVNREGIADSFAASGNALTDSPLVVLVNQGTASASEILAGALQDNQRGVLVGEKTFGKGLIQSLFELPDGAGLAITVAKYETPAHHDIHKLGIMPDQVVAQEPITYQEIGTEKDSQYQTAIQFLNQKTVLAKAS is encoded by the coding sequence ATGAGAAAAAAATCGTTGTGGGCGGGATTATTGGTGGGATTTTGGTTTTGTCTAACTTGGATGGCATGGACACCCACAGCAGCCGCCTTTAGCGAAGAACAAAAATTACTACTGCAATCTTGGCGATTAGTCAACCAATCCTATTATGATGACACCTTTAATCATCAAAACTGGTGGCAGGTGCGGGAACAATTCATCAAAAAACCCCTCAACGATCGGACGGCGGCCTACAATGCGATCGAACAGATGTTAGCCACCCTCGATGAACCTTTTACCCGTCTCCTGCGACCGGATCAATACCATAACCTACAAATTAGCACCACGGGGGAATTATCGGGGGTAGGACTGCAAATTAATATCAATCCTGACAATGGTTACTTAGAAGTAGTTGCCCCCCTTGCCGGTTCTCCTGCTGAGGCCGCTGGTTTGACTAGCCACGATCGCATTTTGTTTATTGATGGCATCGATACCACTACTTTAACCCTCGACGCGGCGGCGGCCAAAATGCGCGGCACCCCCGGAACAGAAGTTTCCTTAGTCATTCTTCCCGATCAAAAAAGTCAACCAAAAACCCTATCTTTAACCCGTCAACGCATTTCTTTAAGTCCAGTAGTAGCGGTTTTAGATAAAAATTCTAGTTCCTTGCCCATCGGTTATGTGCGCTTAAATCAATTTAGTGCTAACGCTGCCAAAGAAGTCTCGGAAGCGGTGACGAACTTACAAAAACAAGGAGCCAAGGGTTATATTTTAGATTTAAGAAATAACCCCGGTGGTTTACTGCAAGCGGGCATAGAAATCGCTCGGATGTGGATTAATCAGGGAACGATTGTTTATACGGTTAATCGCGAGGGAATTGCCGATAGTTTTGCCGCTTCTGGCAATGCTTTAACCGACTCGCCTTTAGTCGTTTTAGTCAATCAGGGAACCGCCAGCGCCAGCGAGATTTTAGCCGGAGCATTACAGGACAATCAGCGAGGGGTTTTAGTGGGAGAAAAGACTTTCGGTAAGGGATTAATTCAGTCCTTATTCGAGTTACCCGATGGGGCAGGATTAGCGATTACCGTCGCTAAATATGAAACTCCCGCCCACCATGATATTCATAAGTTAGGCATTATGCCCGATCAAGTGGTGGCACAGGAACCGATCACATATCAGGAAATCGGCACCGAAAAAGATAGTCAATACCAAACGGCGATTCAGTTTTTAAACCAGAAGACCGTTTTAGCCAAAGCTTCCTAA
- a CDS encoding ABC transporter substrate-binding protein, with product MQRYIRSPLALTLSITLLANFLTACNNAQTPDNTASSPTTTGPGDQGLKLGALLPITGDLAAIGQNMPEAAALAVETINACGGVNGKPVTLVKEDDQTDPAAGASAMTKLAEVDKVAGVIGSFASSVSGAAVDVAVRKKVMLVSPGSTSPVFTDRAKKGDFKGFWARTAPPDTYQAQALAVLAKKKGFQNVATVVINNDYGVGFEREFVSAFDKLGGTITNKQNPVRYDPKAATLDSEAAAAFANQPDAVAAVLYAETGSLLLQAAYKQGLTKGVTVLLTDGVYSEDFTKQVGKGTDGKSIIAGALGTVPGADGQALSAFTTLWKEKTGKDVTAFVPHTWDAAILLMLAAEAAKSNTGEGIQSKIREVANSPGTEVTDACQAMEMIRKGEDINYQGASGNVDIDENGDVVGSYDVWTVKDDGTLKVIDQVTPNQ from the coding sequence ATGCAGAGATATATTCGATCGCCCCTAGCCCTAACCCTGAGCATCACCCTGTTAGCTAATTTTTTAACCGCTTGTAATAATGCCCAAACCCCCGATAACACTGCCTCTAGTCCCACCACCACTGGCCCTGGTGATCAAGGCTTAAAATTAGGGGCTTTACTGCCCATTACTGGAGATTTAGCCGCTATTGGTCAAAATATGCCCGAAGCAGCCGCCCTAGCGGTGGAGACTATCAATGCCTGTGGTGGAGTCAATGGCAAACCCGTCACCCTCGTGAAAGAAGATGACCAAACCGATCCCGCTGCCGGTGCTTCAGCGATGACCAAACTAGCGGAGGTGGATAAAGTAGCCGGTGTAATCGGTTCCTTTGCCAGTAGCGTCTCAGGAGCCGCCGTCGATGTGGCGGTGAGAAAGAAAGTTATGTTAGTCTCTCCGGGTAGCACCAGTCCTGTATTTACTGACAGGGCGAAAAAAGGCGATTTTAAAGGTTTTTGGGCGCGGACGGCTCCCCCGGACACCTACCAAGCTCAAGCTTTAGCGGTCCTAGCTAAGAAAAAGGGTTTTCAAAATGTGGCCACCGTCGTGATCAATAACGATTACGGAGTCGGATTTGAACGGGAATTCGTGAGCGCTTTCGATAAATTAGGCGGCACTATCACTAATAAGCAAAATCCTGTCCGTTATGACCCGAAAGCTGCCACTCTCGATAGTGAAGCGGCGGCTGCCTTCGCTAACCAACCAGATGCTGTAGCGGCAGTCCTTTACGCTGAAACGGGCAGTTTATTACTGCAAGCGGCCTATAAACAGGGATTGACCAAAGGAGTTACCGTCCTCCTCACCGATGGGGTTTATTCGGAAGATTTCACCAAACAGGTGGGGAAAGGAACCGATGGTAAGTCAATTATTGCTGGGGCCCTAGGCACGGTCCCTGGGGCCGACGGTCAAGCTTTAAGCGCTTTTACTACTCTCTGGAAAGAAAAGACCGGCAAGGATGTCACTGCTTTTGTTCCCCATACTTGGGACGCGGCGATTTTATTGATGTTAGCGGCCGAGGCGGCTAAATCTAACACCGGTGAAGGGATTCAAAGCAAGATTCGTGAGGTGGCTAACAGTCCGGGTACGGAAGTAACCGATGCTTGTCAAGCCATGGAAATGATTCGCAAAGGCGAGGATATTAACTATCAGGGGGCCAGTGGCAATGTGGATATCGATGAAAATGGCGATGTGGTCGGTAGTTACGATGTCTGGACTGTCAAGGATGACGGGACTCTCAAGGTTATCGATCAGGTGACACCTAATCAGTAA